From one Streptomyces spiramyceticus genomic stretch:
- a CDS encoding helix-turn-helix domain-containing protein, with translation MYHTWMRYFTPSPTHHRLGLVCLGVGLQHGTLPTVGPRTLDHHVAVVVSAGSGWFRGADGHRTAVTAPALIWLIPGTPHHYGPDPATGWDESFVDFTGPATATYTELGYIEPDRPVVPLADTAAARAAVGRIARAARRGNPLLEVETGAAVHELLVALRRARADVGADGDPVLQALARDAFQPLTVAEHAARHGMTPAELRAAVRRGAGCSPKDYLLGIRLGRAKELLAATELPVAAVARRVGYDDPAYFSRLFTRRVGIAPVRFRAQQGRTVHGGWSHQIPDPEHPPTIATGPT, from the coding sequence ATGTACCACACCTGGATGCGCTATTTCACCCCCAGTCCCACCCACCACCGCCTCGGCCTGGTCTGCCTCGGTGTCGGACTCCAGCACGGCACGCTGCCCACAGTCGGCCCACGCACCCTCGACCACCACGTGGCCGTCGTCGTCAGCGCCGGCAGCGGCTGGTTCCGCGGCGCGGACGGGCACCGTACCGCTGTCACCGCACCCGCACTGATCTGGCTCATACCGGGCACCCCGCACCACTACGGGCCCGACCCGGCCACCGGCTGGGACGAAAGCTTCGTCGACTTCACCGGCCCGGCCACCGCGACGTACACCGAACTCGGCTACATAGAACCCGACCGCCCCGTCGTCCCCCTCGCCGACACCGCCGCCGCCCGCGCCGCCGTCGGCCGCATCGCCCGCGCCGCACGCCGAGGCAACCCCCTCCTCGAAGTCGAGACCGGGGCCGCCGTCCACGAACTCCTCGTCGCCCTGCGCCGCGCCCGCGCCGACGTCGGAGCCGACGGAGACCCCGTACTCCAGGCCCTCGCCCGCGACGCCTTCCAGCCCCTGACGGTCGCCGAACACGCCGCACGCCACGGCATGACCCCCGCCGAACTGCGCGCCGCCGTACGCCGCGGCGCCGGATGCAGCCCCAAGGACTACCTCCTCGGCATCCGCCTCGGCCGCGCCAAGGAACTCCTCGCCGCCACGGAACTCCCCGTCGCCGCCGTCGCCCGCCGCGTCGGCTACGACGACCCCGCGTACTTCTCCCGCCTCTTCACCCGCCGCGTCGGCATTGCCCCCGTCCGTTTCCGCGCACAGCAGGGCCGCACCGTCCACGGCGGCTGGAGCCACCAGATCCCAGATCCCGAACACCCGCCCACCATCGCGACGGGACCGACGTAA
- a CDS encoding chorismate mutase, translating into MTSSEIDESVIAELSRLRDSIDNIDAAVVHMLAERFKCTQQVGHLKAQHKLPPADPAREARQIVRLRELAENAKLDPAFAEKLLNFIIAEVIRHHETIAKS; encoded by the coding sequence ATGACCTCCAGCGAAATCGACGAGTCCGTCATCGCCGAACTGAGCCGGCTGCGCGACAGCATCGACAACATCGACGCCGCCGTTGTCCACATGCTCGCCGAGCGCTTCAAATGCACCCAGCAGGTCGGCCACCTCAAAGCACAGCACAAGCTCCCACCGGCCGACCCGGCCCGCGAGGCCCGCCAGATCGTCCGCCTGCGCGAACTGGCCGAGAACGCCAAACTGGACCCGGCATTCGCGGAGAAACTGCTCAATTTCATCATCGCGGAGGTCATCCGCCACCACGAAACGATCGCGAAGTCATAG